The DNA region TAAAAAAACTTTGAAAAATTTGAGACAGATAACTAATCTTAACTAATTTTCTTAATCCATGTGAATTACTTAAAAATGACACGCATAGGACCGGAGGAAGTAGTTTTTGTAATTTGCTGGATAGTCTATCCCTTAGCATCTAAATGTTTCTGATGCTTGAAACAGAGTTCAAATCCACCATTCACTTCAGTTGAATTGGATCATAGTGATTCTGGAAGGGAAGGATGTACTGTGACCACTCTTACCATAACTGCAGAACCGAAGAATTGGCAAAATGCAATTAGAGTTGCCGTTCATGAGGTTTGTTTGTTCTTCTGTACTTCAACTATCTTTGCGATACTGCATTATTAAATTTTCTTACAATTGGTTGTTTCAGTTAGTTATTTAATGCCCCATGTTTATTCTTCTGTACTTCAACTATGTTGATTTAGGCTTCAAATTGCTTGAATTACTGCATTCATTCTGGTACGATAGTCTAACATAAATTTTGTGATGCAGGTTCGGAGACTCAAAGAATTTGGTGTTACCCAGGGTGAATTAACTCGATATTTAGATGCTCTTCTGAAGGATAGTGAACACCTAGCAGCCATGATTGATAATGTGTCTTCTGTTGATAACTTGGATTTTATCATGGAAAGTGATGCTCTGGGCCATAAAGTCATGGACCAGAGACAAGGGCATGAAAGTTTACTTTCTCTTGCTGGGACAGTTACCCTGGATGAGGTATTTGCTGTTGTTGGATCTTCTTACATAACAACTTATAAATGCAAGTCTCTGTTGGAGGCATGATTTGAATGAAAAATGGCATATCATTTCTGAGAAAATTGATGATAAAAAGCTGTACATGGCTACAATATTACATAACTTGTAAATGCAAGTCTCTGTTGGAGgcataatttaaatgaaaatggCACATCTATTCTGAGAAAATTGATCGATAAAAAGCTGTGCATGGCTACAATATATTGGCTGTGATAAATAATTACTAAGTTAGTTCTTTTTCTAAAATTAGAATTAAACCGGAAACTAATAATCTCTCCTAAAAACAGAATAATTTGCAATGATTAGAAGGATTTTGATTTACTCACACCtaactttctcttccatctcattttcaaCCACTTTCTCTTCGTATCtatattttcttttcctatcccatcatctctcatttctctctcattgGGTGTGGGTGGAATGGGTGTGAATGAATTATTATTGTAATTGCAATGATTGCAGAAGCAAACAATGTAGGGCTTGTACAACAGCATGCACTGATGCAAAGTGCTTGTGTGAATATTTGTTTGCCTTAATTTAGAATTTTCACTACAACCTTTAATCCTGATAAGAGATGAATGGTTCTTCCCTTTTCGTAATGATTGCTGCATTTCTTGCTTGCTAAATATGAGGTTTTAGTTTCTTTCACAGTATCTTATAATTTTCTGTTCTTGTAGCTCATTTGTCTTCTagttaaagaaataaaatatttgaaatactTATTTGGTCGCTTTTAAATGTATTGAGTCTGATGACTGTTATTTGAAGAAGTTTTAAGATGGTTGTAATTCTTGTTCCattattatgctatattttCAGTATTCTCTTTTTGGGCATTGTTTTCTCTTTTCTGTTGTGAAGTTAAACAAAATCATTTATTGTATttgaattaatatatttaaaaagttaCCTTAGAAGAGATTATTTACATATTTTTGCGTAAGTTGTTAAACATAGCTGGTAACTTGTATTTCTCTATTTTGAATTTCTTCTGGTACAGGTTAATTCTGTTGGTGCCAAGGTGTTAGAATTTATAGCTGATTTCGGAAAGCCCACTGCACCCGTTCCTGCAGCAATTGTTGCTTGTGTTCCCAAAAAATTTCATATTGAGGGAGCTGGTGAAACAGAATTCAAGATATCATCGACTGAAATTACAGATGCTATCAAAGCTGGATTGGATTATCCTATTCAGCCAGAACCGGAGGTACTTTTTTCTTTAACTTAATTCCTTGTCAGTTGATCTTGATTTGGCAATAGAAGTATTGATTAAAACCTAATAACTAATGACTTTTCAATCTGCACTGTTTACTGtatatttgttaatttttatttgattgcatttaaaatatgtttttgtttcaTATGAGTTATAGCCCCAATTCGAGtggtaattttattttttatgttctATGTACGAATCTACCACACTGGTTATAATTTATTTCAGTATATATGGATGTTAAAATTCTAGTGATGATAGCCAATTCCATTTATGAGTTGGATGCATCTTGTCTATGACTCTATGTACATGATTGATGTTCAGCTAATTGCTTATATTACATGTGTAGCTTGAGGTGCCAAAAGAACTGATACCATCATCAAAGCTAGAAGAGTTGAAAGAGCAGCGCAATCCAACTTTTATTCCTGTAAGTCCTGAAACAAATGCTACGAAGCTTCATGACAAGGAAACTGGGATCACCCGGCGCCGTCTTGCAAATGGAATTCCTGTTAACTACAAGGTAGACTATGCGAGTTTATATTATGGTTCTTATGATATGATTACCTTGTTTTACTAACTATGTCATTGTACTGCATTCAATGCTCAAAGGTGTCTTGTTCTCCATCTTACATTCTAGAAATGATGACTTAGGTCTTCATGGATTCCAAATTCTAGTACTCTGTGCGGCTGCTACATTTTGTTCTTTATCTACAATCATGGGATTATAAGGAGACCTTTCAGTTTCATATTATGTTAGTAATGCCATTCAATGTCTAACTGATTCCATAAATACAATAGTATGGACTATGGACATTGTTTTGAGATTGCCATAAAGAACTCAGGACTTGTACTGCTTAAGAGGATGGAAGTGTatttggttttcttgtacttACACTTTTATTGTTGATAGATATCAAAATCTGAAACACAAAGTGGGGTGATGCGGCTGATTGTTGGTGGTGGACGAGCAGCTGAGACCCCTGAGTCAAGAGGATCTGTGATTGTAGGTGTTAGGACACTAAGTGAGGGAGGTCGTGTTGGAAACTTCTCAAGGGAGCAGGTAACTTTTCTTACTAACTGATGTTTTTCAAATGTTAATGTCTGGAATATGCTTATTTTCCATTGACTCACAGTAGAGTTACATGCATTCTTATTTAGAATATCTATAATCTATGTAGTTGCTTCTTTTTACTCTTGGCATTTTGAAGTTAATggttttatttctattttcttaaCTAATTTATTTGGAACTTTTTTCCTCTAAACTACATGGTTTGTTGATATTGTAAGAGCAAGAGATCACATGTAGCATTTTAGATCTTTCTCATGTTTACATTTGTTGCACAGGACTATGAGAACATGATTATATAATACCCTTCCTTTCAGTTCTTTCAAATTGAAATATAAACGTCCATTCATggttaaataaaaaatgttgaAAATGCTTATACTGCAATGCTAGGTGTAAACCTTTTCATTCAAATACACACCAAAATTCAAGTGTAAATTCacgttttgttttcaaatttacatttgaaaaaattgaaaactcgCAACCATTCTGAACGGCCCAATAATCACTTGTGGATAGTTAATAACAGAGAATTGTAGAATAGTACATATCTGTTGAAGTTAAAAAAGTCCACTCTTATCATAGTAATAATCATGTGACAAATGTTATCCTGTCATTACAGTGGGAGCTCATGTCTGTCATATAAATGCACAGACTAGATCATTCCTTTCATGTTGTGAAATTTTGGTGGCAAATGCACTTGATGTCAGGAGAATATTACACATGTGAAGATTTCAGACTTTCAGTATATAAGAACTGATCTATACCTCCATTTACTGAATATCTTTGTATTTCCCACATAATACCAGGTTGAACTTTTCTGTGTAAATCACCTGATAAATTGCTCGTTGGAATCTACGGAGGAATTCATATCTATGGAGTTCCGTTTTACTTTAAGAGACAATGGGATGCGTGCCGCCTTTCAGTTGCTTCACATGGTGCTTGAGGTAAATGTCTTGCGGGTTGTAACTGTTTAGCCTTTTGGCTGAATTACTTTAACTGCATTTCATTTACTTGATTATAAATCTTTGTTAAATTTCCTATGTTGTTTCTGCCATGCAGAATAGTGTCTGGCTAGATGACGCTTTCGACAGAGCAAGACAGTTGTACTTGTCATATTATCGATCCATCCCCAAGAGCTTGGAACGCTCTACTGCTCACAAACTCATGGTGGCAATGTTGGATGGAGACGAGCGGTTTATTGAGCCTACTCCAAAATCACTAGAAAATTTAACCCTGCAAACTGTTAAGGATGCAGTTATGAATCAATTTGTTGGCGATAACATGGAGGTATGCTATTATTATATTCAATGCATAGTTCTTCTACCATCAcattaaaatactaaaatacttTTTGCATTCTTCAGGTATCCATTGTAGGTGACTTCACAGAGGAGGAAATTGAATCTTGTATTCTTGATTACCTTGGCACAGCTCAAGCTACAAGGAATTTTAAAAGAGAGCAAGAATTCTACCCACCCTCATTTCGATCATCTCCATCTGATTTACTGTCTCAAGAAGTGAGAAGCTATGCATAAATTACCTATATTCATGTGTTGTTTGTactttttttaactaaatatcACAGTTTGATTTCCAGTACAATATTTGGTTGCACCGTCAACTTCTTTTCCCTTTAGACTTCTAGAATTAGTGGCAATACTTGAATGCATTAGGCTTCTGACTGGTATTTATCTGCTTTTGCCTTTTATTAGGTTTTTCTAAAGGACACCGATGAGAGGGCGTGTGCCTATATTGCAGGGCCAGCACCAAACCGTTGGGGTTTTACTGTTGATGGAAAAGACCTGTTAGAGTCAATTAATAATGCAGCAACAATCAATGGTGGGCTTTGTTGATTTTGTTTATTCTTGTGGGTTATGGCCATCATATCCGCATTGTCTATCAAAATTATCATTTCAGAATTACATTAATGGTTAAATGTCGGGATTGGCTTGTGCAGATGATGGGGCAAAATCTGATGCTCCACAGGCAGGTGGTCTGCAACGTAGCCTTCGTGGTCATCCTCTTTTCTTTGGTATAACAATGGGACTGCTTTCTGAGATTATAAATTCTAGGTAACTCTTTCTATTCTCCTGTAGAGATAGCTTAgtgtggaaactttggaaacCCTGCTGACTTCCAGGCTGAAAAATCAGGCCAGGCTGATCATCTTCGAGCTGTAAATGGGAAAATCCCACTACTTAGGCTGAAATCTGTAAAATATCTAGGAACTAGGATGTCTTCTACTAGGATCCTGAATATACAGATGTTATTTTCAAAAGGTTTTTACTGGGAGAAAACTCCAGCTATGCTTTACGTCTTATTACATTTTTTATGTACAGGCTCTTCACAAATGTCAGAGATTCACTGGGGTTGACCTATGACGTGTCATTTGAACTAAACTTGTTTGATAGGCTTAAACTAGGGTGGTATGTGATCTCAGTGACATCAACTCCAAGCAAGGTATGGGCTCCATTCTTAGAGCATTCACTTTTCCTATTTTTGCTGTCAAATTCCTTCTGTTCCGAAGTTTCAAGTCATATTGATTTGCAGGTGCACAAAGCTGTTGATGCTTGCAAGAATGTTCTGAGAGGTCTGCATAGCAACAAAATTACTGACAGGGAATTGGATAGGGTTAGTTATCGAATGTGCCGGACTTGTTTTTACATTACAATTTAGTGCCTGCTTTTTCCTGCTAGACAAGTGTTACCAGTGTTCATATTCAAGTTATTTTTTCCCTCTTGTCGTGTAAACCTGATCTTTCTGCTTTATATTCCATTTCTCCTAGATGATTTCTTCCTTTCTCCAAAAAATAAAGAGTACCTTTCTAGCTAAAAAGCATGCATTTGGTGGTCCTTTCATTCTAATTCCATATATAAATTTCTTGATATTGGTACAGATTTTATCatgacttgaaaattttgagaattCCTTTGGTGCTCTTCTCTCTAATGTAGGCTAAACGGACCCTTCTTATGAGACATGAAGCTGAAATTAAGTCAAATGCATATTGGCTGGGATTGTTAGCTCATTTGCAAGCTTCTTCTGTTCCCAGGAAGGTGAGATAGAGATGTTTGAATCTTGCAGttagaatattttttatttttattttcatgtgAATAAAACTTGGTTTAAGCCTTTTAGTCCTGCCAAAGTTAGAAGTGCCTGAAATTTTATATTATGTGTTTTATTATCAGTCACTCTACTTCTTCTAATTTATTGCATTATTGTGTTTTTGATTGTGCGATCCAGGACATATCATGTATCAAGGACCTAACGTTTCTGTATGATGCTGCTACTATTGAGGATATATACCGTGCATATGAGCAGTTGAAGGTGGATGAGAATTCTCTATATTCGTGCATTGGGATTGCTGGTGCTGAGGCTGTGCAAGACATAGCAGGTGCAGTGTATACTCGAAATGGTTAATATTGGGTATTTCTTTTCTAATTTCTGAGGTACATAGCTATCACAATTTTGAAAAAATCCTGTGTTCATCTTTTTCCAAATTTTAGCAGTAGTTTTGAAAATTGCTTCTTCAATTCCTAGGTTTGAGCATTAAAATTTGaaccttaaaaaaatatttcaaaaaaaaagagaaatgggATCCCAATTCTGAAACTGGCCTTGTTCTCTGGCATGTTCCTTGGGTAAAAACACTTCGTTCCTTAAAAAGTTGGAATTCTGAACTGCAATTATGTATCTGAATTCTGAAGTTAACATTTTCCTTGGAGAAGTTGAAATTCTGAACTGCAATGATGTCTCCAAAGTAAACTAACCACGTTCAAGCATCCATGGACTGGCTTAAttctgaatgaaaataaagtttATCGCGAAAccttttttttccagaaaaaaaggaaatcaatttgaTGTAGAGGCTTTTCTTTGCTTTATTGAACATTGCATTTATGTAGCTCCACATCGTTTTGAGAGAAGAAATCTGCCTCATCTGAACAAGTataaattatgtaaataatgtcgcttcaatttttcaattttttacacTTGCTATGCAGCTCCATTAGTAGAGGAAGAACCTATTGATACATATCCAGGTGTTATCCCTGTCGGACGAGGTTTATCTACAATGACACGGCCTACTACCTGAAGTTTTTGGATGACTTTGTGTTGGCCTGTTTGGTTTAAGATCTGGGGTTAGTATGGCTTTGCTTATTTTCAGTTGAGGCCTATTTATTGACTTCTGCGGATATTATCCATATAAtcctttttattaaattttgatGGTTAGTTTCCTCTCATATAATCTGGGTTGGGACAATATATCACTCagtttgtatttttttcttgtATCTGTTTTGCTGATGAAGTTTAAAACACATCTTTTGTATATCTTGACAGGAGTCGTGTGTGGAAGTTAAATTATGTTGTGGTTCAAAGAATAATCAGCATGTCTGCTAAGAAGCTGCTGCATTCATTTAACATTCAAACAAGTTGACAAGCAGTTCGACAAACCTGAGCAGAAGTGGATCCTGATTTGCCTGTGATTGATTTCTTAATAATCCTTTTATCTTCAGTTGATCCACTAATATAATGTTGTTGCTGCCTATACCTTTGTAAGATTAGAATAAAGAAAATATAGAATCTGCTAAAGATGTATAGGTGCCATTTTTATATTGGCCATTTTTTTGGGATAGGAAATTAGGCAGTCGCATAAATTGTAAATCATTGTTTTTCCGCACATGCAAAATTAGACTTTTCAAAACTTCACCTTTCTTCCCATGAAAACAGGGAACTTCAGTGGTCATTTCTTGTTTTCTATTATTGTCTTATTCTAGGAACCCTAGTAATGACAGGGTGGTTTTGCAAGCACGTTAGTAGTTTGAGGAGCCCTTCCATGTGATTAACCATTTTCTTCTAATTGCAGTATGAGATGAAGTGttagtaaatatatataaacgTAATTTAGATAGTTAAGATTGTAGTATTGTCTGGAATgacataatatattaaaaagtgGAAGTTCTTTGATATTTTAATAGCAACAGGAGTGTTTCTCGTTCAGTAGATATCTCGCTTTTACCTAATGTCTAATACTATGAAGACTTTACATTGCTCTAAACTTTGTATGCTTTCATAGTCATAATTCATTAGGTTGAGTGTTCATGCGTATATCTCTAGTGCATTtgctcaacttttttttttgatcaaATGCATTTGCTCAACATTTGCTCAACTTGAAAGTGTGTATTTAAATCTATTGGGAATTGaactttttaatgtttttaaaagttttttttttgaattcaaatATGAAGCATTTCATTAATGAGAAACATATGTGGCTGCGTAAATACTATTACCTCCATTTCTTATTAAATGTcaactttgaagaaatttttttgttcctatgtaTCTGTTCACTTAGAGTTTTAAGGAAGTTTTcagaaaaattaacaaaattaattgcactccaggtgtgtttcttctcttcctgaACAATTATATAGGAACGGAAGGTAGTACTAAATAGCTTCAGCCAAAGCTCTTGGAGGATCATCCCACCAAATCTTTGATGGTAATTGAAAGCCAGAGATGCCAAAACATGAGCAGAAGACTTAAAACTTAAAACACATGTGGGttcaaaactaaaaacaaaattagaaaacgtatttaaaatttaaattttaaaaactaaacaTTATTGTACTATCAAATAAATATGAAGATTAAATTTCCGGAATACTAGTTTCTACtatcaaacaaatatttttgtaattaaacaCTCTATGAAGATGAGGTtccttgaaaaaaaaacttttgggtTTATTGCTCAGTGTTATGGAATGAATAAATTTCTTTcccattcagaaaaaaaatgaatgaatgcTTAGTTATTATTGTTTGAACGTTAAATGCTTAATTATCAATGTACCAGTAGTCATATTTTACTGTATGAAAAAATTGTTCTGGTCCATGATTGATGAAAAATCAATATATATGTATGTTAAACACTAAACTGAAAATAAATGTACGTAGAAGGAAAGTATTACATACATTAGTCTACATAAAAAAAAACGCACATAAATCGAATAAGTAGACACAAGATAAATCTTAAGCAATCGACTTAAAacgtaaaaaaaatcaaagaagtAATCCATTTAAATAATTTCTAGAACTGTTCTCTGTTTATATATACAGATGTGacgttcaaaaaatatatacacatgtgaATGTCAAATGTAGAAGATGTAGAAGTGATGTTTTATAGTGTCTGATCACATTGAACAGAAAATCACTCATGTTGAGGTAATTGATTCAATACCTAAACATAAGTGATGGCTTAGACAAACAAGATCCAGAAGCAAAAGTAGCATTCTTGGACTCAAAGGCAAAGTTCAGATGTTGACAGTAAAAAATCATGCCGTGCTTATAAACCGTGGTCCCGCAAATTGGTCGACCAAATTGATTTGAATTGGGAGGGTGGTGTTGTTGTTGGTCCCGTTAAATTGCAAGAAAAGTGGTGCCATGTGATTGGAGGCAAGAACGGTGCCATGGTAATCGAGAGTGGCAACGATGGTATCAAAAGAGATGTTGTATGTCGTATTAAGGCTTGTGACGAGGAAAGTGATGTTCAATTTGGCTGTGAGATTAGGGCCAATGACATTGTCAAGTGAGGTGAAGGAagtgttggggttgattgcaatgtaagtcccacattgctaatgaaggagaaaaaagatcaagttatgcatcttggagaagtctcacatcgcttagattagtgaggggtgtgagggtccaagactatatataaggatctcaagctccttgtttaaacacaccaaaacaccaaagatgtagcacctgaaaattctttaagtttatatttgtgttttatttttctcttatgctcttattttagagcattgtgagatgtagttcaaatatttactttggagagtgtgggtgtactggggtcatGGAGTGGTTGAGaaacatagtgtttattctctggttgtcggttttgacaacgactGTGATTTTTTCTCcgattttggagtttccacgttatgtTGAGaaacatagtgtttattctctggttgtcggttttgacaacgactGTGATTTTTTCTCcgattttggagtttccacgttatattatTTCCTAACAGTGGTAATCACTTTATGTTGTAGGTAATCACTTTATGTGGTATTGCGAAGGTGCTGAAAAAGTGTGACATTGTGAAGTGCTGTTTTGGGAGGTTCTTGTTAGGAACCAACCTGAGACACAGTTTACAGTCGGTCTACAGCTGCGATGCTGTGATTgaggagttgatgcaatcatgatTACACAAGGCGTTTTGGGCATGAGATTGTCCAGGTGGCACACGGGCATTAATTGATatagatgcaaggtgtgtggtgatagcgtgcgggatatagatgcaaggtgtgtggtgataGCGTGCGGGCATTGGTTGGCATTGATGCAAGGTATGTGGTTATGTCGATGGTTGATGAACTTCCGGAAAAAGCCAACAtggaagttgcaccataaattttcagcaaggtttcggcatgtggaaattcttgaatggtttagttccaagtgaagaaaattcttgggatggtttagttccaagtgtagtgtactcttttatggtggagtatgataatttaatttgtcggTATATAGACAATGAAAATTATGTTTGTCGGTGAAGACAATGATTGTCGTGTAGAcaatgaagattgaagaccatTACAAttaaggtggagattgttggggttgattgcaatgtaagtcccacattcctaatgaaggagaaaaaagatcaagttatgcatcttggagaagtctcacatcgcttagattagtgaggggtgggagggtccaagactatatataaGGATCTCAAGCTCTTTGTTTAAAGACACCAAAACAcaaagatgtagcacctgaaaaccctttaagtttatatttgtgttttctttttctcttatgctcttgttttagagcattatgagatgtagttcaaatatttactttggagagtgtgggtgtactggggtcctggagtggttgagagtgaagtatATGTCTGGTTATCGGTCAGGAAGCTGAGTCGAATTCGAATCGGAAACCGGGGTATTTGGGACCGGGGAAAGTCCGGAAAGGGAGCATAAACACGGAAGTAACACACATGATGGTGAGGCAGTACATGATAATAAGGCACGGTGGGTAGCGAAGATCATCTTCATCAGGTGTTGTCTTCTTATCCATGTGAAACAATAAGGAGTGTTACAGAGAGTGAGTGTGCACGTAGTAGCTATGTCACTGAAGGGTAAGTTAGTTCTGGATTAGGTTGATAACTGTTCTATTTATAATAAGTAAAGTAATTTCAACTTTTATCTGAAATAGATTGCAAATTGAATCTATTCAAAATCTAAATCaatcttttttgaaaaaaatctaaatcaATCACTCAATTAATATATATCTTATAcgttaaaaaaatcaatatatatcttatcgttttattttattttttctcattttctttatGAGTCCTTATCCTCGATTTTAAATATCTCAGATCATCATTCTCGATTATGATAGcccttttaaaattttcaattctcATCTAGTCAGGtaatcaataaaataataaaagaaacaaaacttgAAATGAATAAAAGATTAGTGATAACTAATTAACTACCACTACTTTTTCGGACTTTATCTGTTTATTGTTCgggaaaaaaaaatctatcaCTACGTTTTTGTTGTTAAACATTCATATGTATAATTACTTGTTAAAATAGATGATATAATATTTGGTACatattatctatttttatttggtttatcttcaatatttctttttttttctattaaattTCTCATTTACTATCtaccaattttttttctcacttaCTTAATTCGAATTCAAATTTCTTTGCAGTCCACTCTTTTTTTTACGGTTATTCTTACTTGTTGTGCACTCATACTCAGATCTAACTTCCTTAGttcctagtttttttttttaaaaactttcTTAGCTCCTGACCACTAATTACTAAataaattagttaaaaaaattactaaataaataaatagtttaTAGATTTGCAATCCAATCAAGTTAAAAAGTATTATTTTCCGTAAAAAAACtaatctatttttttaattaactaaACTGATTGAAATCCGTCCATCACATTATCACCCCCACTTGGTAAAAGAAAACTAATCTGATTTTAATTttgcttattttttaaaattttatttaaagaaataCTAAACAATCACTCAATATATATATCTTAtcgtttaatttttttttgctcaATTTTTTATAACTCACTATATGACAATATTATTAGTCCTTATCCTTGATTTCAAATATCTAATCAGATCGAAGAATGTGTAATAGTTGAGTACTTCATTTCTTAAACAAATAGTTAGGGTTCAATTTTCCAACGCTATTGTGAACACAAAATCTCTTTCATTGTATATCCAAGAAAAGAAAGTGTTCAGTCTCTTAAGTCAAAACTGAGCATATAATCATGTTAATATTTCTTTGCATGTTAAGACTTAAGACTATATTTACATAGTTATTAATGTATGGATTGACAGAATTATTCAAAGTTGTGTTGTATCGTCTTCTTAACTAACCTTCTAACCTTTGGTAAATCTTCTTATTCCGTGAATCCTTCCTTTTACCAACTCTTTTATTTAGTAATAAT from Lotus japonicus ecotype B-129 chromosome 2, LjGifu_v1.2 includes:
- the LOC130741343 gene encoding stromal processing peptidase, chloroplastic isoform X1 produces the protein MAASTSASISVVGTGLALTPPPHHHRHRHRHPPSTISTRFRANRSFLSSSSSLAFSPRRERRPLLKALHHGGLGWQRNKPDAWNHHTFLLGERTCTSCCLASARKRRANLAPGAFLDKSSFPLHSNRLRGVQPPRATVGPDEPHAASTTWPEGIAEKQELGLFDSELVERVEEFLGAELPSHPKLHRGQLKNGLRYLILPNKVPPNRFEAHLEVHAGAIDEEDDEQGIAHMIEHVAFLGSKKREKLLGTGARSNAYTDFHHTVFHIHAPTSTKDDDDLLPCVLDALNEIAFHPKFLSSRIEKERRAILSELQMMNTIEYRVDCQLLQHLHSENKLSKRFPIGLEEQIKKWDADKIRKFHECWYFPANATLYIVGDVDNISKTVYQIEAVFGQTGLDNEKGSVATPSAFGAMASFLVPKLSVGLGGNSIERSANTMDQSKISKKERHAVRPPVKHNWYLPGSSTNLKPPQIFQHELLQNFSINMFCKIPVNKVRTYRDLRNVLMKRIFLSALHFRINTRYKSSNPPFTSVELDHSDSGREGCTVTTLTITAEPKNWQNAIRVAVHEVRRLKEFGVTQGELTRYLDALLKDSEHLAAMIDNVSSVDNLDFIMESDALGHKVMDQRQGHESLLSLAGTVTLDEVNSVGAKVLEFIADFGKPTAPVPAAIVACVPKKFHIEGAGETEFKISSTEITDAIKAGLDYPIQPEPELEVPKELIPSSKLEELKEQRNPTFIPVSPETNATKLHDKETGITRRRLANGIPVNYKISKSETQSGVMRLIVGGGRAAETPESRGSVIVGVRTLSEGGRVGNFSREQVELFCVNHLINCSLESTEEFISMEFRFTLRDNGMRAAFQLLHMVLENSVWLDDAFDRARQLYLSYYRSIPKSLERSTAHKLMVAMLDGDERFIEPTPKSLENLTLQTVKDAVMNQFVGDNMEVSIVGDFTEEEIESCILDYLGTAQATRNFKREQEFYPPSFRSSPSDLLSQEVFLKDTDERACAYIAGPAPNRWGFTVDGKDLLESINNAATINDDGAKSDAPQAGGLQRSLRGHPLFFGITMGLLSEIINSRLFTNVRDSLGLTYDVSFELNLFDRLKLGWYVISVTSTPSKVWAPFLEHSLFLFLLSNSFCSEVSSHIDLQVHKAVDACKNVLRGLHSNKITDRELDRAKRTLLMRHEAEIKSNAYWLGLLAHLQASSVPRKDISCIKDLTFLYDAATIEDIYRAYEQLKVDENSLYSCIGIAGAEAVQDIAAPLVEEEPIDTYPGVIPVGRGLSTMTRPTT
- the LOC130741343 gene encoding stromal processing peptidase, chloroplastic isoform X2, translated to MAASTSASISVVGTGLALTPPPHHHRHRHRHPPSTISTRFRANRSFLSSSSSLAFSPRRERRPLLKALHHGGLGWQRNKPDAWNHHTFLLGERTCTSCCLASARKRRANLAPGAFLDKSSFPLHSNRLRGVQPPRATVGPDEPHAASTTWPEGIAEKQELGLFDSELVERVEEFLGAELPSHPKLHRGQLKNGLRYLILPNKVPPNRFEAHLEVHAGAIDEEDDEQGIAHMIEHVAFLGSKKREKLLGTGARSNAYTDFHHTVFHIHAPTSTKDDDDLLPCVLDALNEIAFHPKFLSSRIEKERRAILSELQMMNTIEYRVDCQLLQHLHSENKLSKRFPIGLEEQIKKWDADKIRKFHECWYFPANATLYIVGDVDNISKTVYQIEAVFGQTGLDNEKGSVATPSAFGAMASFLVPKLSVGLGGNSIERSANTMDQSKISKKERHAVRPPVKHNWYLPGSSTNLKPPQIFQHELLQNFSINMFCKIPVNKVRTYRDLRNVLMKRIFLSALHFRINTRYKSSNPPFTSVELDHSDSGREGCTVTTLTITAEPKNWQNAIRVAVHEVRRLKEFGVTQGELTRYLDALLKDSEHLAAMIDNVSSVDNLDFIMESDALGHKVMDQRQGHESLLSLAGTVTLDEVNSVGAKVLEFIADFGKPTAPVPAAIVACVPKKFHIEGAGETEFKISSTEITDAIKAGLDYPIQPEPELEVPKELIPSSKLEELKEQRNPTFIPVSPETNATKLHDKETGITRRRLANGIPVNYKISKSETQSGVMRLIVGGGRAAETPESRGSVIVGVRTLSEGGRVGNFSREQVELFCVNHLINCSLESTEEFISMEFRFTLRDNGMRAAFQLLHMVLENSVWLDDAFDRARQLYLSYYRSIPKSLERSTAHKLMVAMLDGDERFIEPTPKSLENLTLQTVKDAVMNQFVGDNMEVSIVGDFTEEEIESCILDYLGTAQATRNFKREQEFYPPSFRSSPSDLLSQEVFLKDTDERACAYIAGPAPNRWGFTVDGKDLLESINNAATINDDGAKSDAPQAGGLQRSLRGHPLFFGITMGLLSEIINSRLFTNVRDSLGLTYDVSFELNLFDRLKLGWYVISVTSTPSKVHKAVDACKNVLRGLHSNKITDRELDRAKRTLLMRHEAEIKSNAYWLGLLAHLQASSVPRKDISCIKDLTFLYDAATIEDIYRAYEQLKVDENSLYSCIGIAGAEAVQDIAAPLVEEEPIDTYPGVIPVGRGLSTMTRPTT